The Bacteroides sp. AN502(2024) DNA segment CAGCAGCAACACCAGTGTCGTACTGATACTGGACGTGATGAACTGCATATCGAAGATCGAACCTGACTTATATTTTTTTTGATTTCCCATGCGTTATCTTTTTTTTCGAAATACATAAATCATGGAACTACTGCGTTCTTTACGTCCTAAAGCATTCAACCATGCTAATATCCCGGCAAACATCCCTTTCAGGAAACTGCATGAACTGCCACGATGTTTTTCGCTCAGCATGGATACGTAAAACGCATCGAACGGCATCGGATGACGAGCCGCCATAATAAAACCATGACGGGAAGCCAGCTGTTGTATAGTGCCCGGAGTGAAATGCCAAAGATGACGGGGAACGTCATAAGCCGCCCAATATTCACCGTAGCGTTTGGCATCATAAGAAGAGCAATTGGGCACTGCCACAATCAGTACTCCTTTTTCAGTCAGTAACTCATGAAGTCGCTGCCAGACTTCACCAAGGTGTTCCAAATGCTCCATCACATGCCAAAGGGTAATAACATCAAAGCTACCGGGCACAAACTCCTCCAAAGCAGATTCGGGCTTTACGTCCAGATCAAAATGCAGCTTCGCAAACTCACGCGCCTGCGGACTTTTCTCCACCGCCTCCACTTTCCAGCCCCGACGAATCATCGTATCGGGAAAGTAACCGGTTCCCGTACCTATATCAAGCAAACGCCCTGTTTTACGATGCGCTTCCTTCGCTACCAAGCGCGCTTTGCGGCCCAGCATATAGGAACGTACATAATGGTAGATGCTATTCATCGCACCCTTGCGCGTATCAGTGTGAGAGATATAGTCGGGAGCCTCATAATACTTGCCTATCTCCGCCTCCACGGGAACTCCTTGTGTGAATGTAAATCCACAGTCCTCACACGAATACAGTTCAAACTGTTCGCCCGAAGCATAAAAATCCGTACAAGTCATGACGCGTTTCAAATGCGCGCCGCCACACACCGGACAAGCATTTATACTGAGTTTCTCCATTAATTTCTAAGCAAAATTAAGTGCTGCCTCGAATGACAAGATAACACTATACCCGAATTTGGTGCAAAGAAACAAATAAAAAGTGATGGATTGGGGTTTCATTAAGGACTTTTAATAGAAGAGTTGTCTTGATGCAGACTCAAACATCTTCCAAACAGAATTTCGTATTGCATCTGGAATCGCTTTCATTTTTCAAAGAAAAGACATCCTTCCCGAAGCGATATTCTGTCCAGTCCAAAAATTTTGTCCGTCAAAGCGAACTTGCGATGTACGAACTTCCCGCTTTAAGTAGTCGTAATACGTTTTTGTTACGGGCTTACCTGTTTTAGCAATGGCTACGAAGTACTATCCCGATTCTTCTTCATTACTCCAAGCAACAATCTGCCCCTCCACTTTTCCATCACGATAGAGATTTCCCGCCAAGTGTCTCCAAACAGTATACTCATCTCATACGAATACCCTCCCTTTTTATGAACGGTGCAGCTCTGAAGCAAATCAATTGATGCATCGTGAAAAAAATCTCAGATAAAAATACCCCGATATAAATTGACATTCAATCAAATTATATCAGGGTAAAATACTAAATTCTGTTTACTTGTTGATAGTTCTCCACAACAATAATATCTACATCTGGAAAATGCAGAGCAGCCGTTTCAAGTATATACTTAACATCTTCCCAAACCAATCCACCTAATCCAGCACCAATTTTGGGCATCGCTATTGCTGTAATATTTTGTTTTGTTGCAGACTCAAGCATCTTCCAAACAGAGTTTCTCAAAGCATCCAGGGTTGCTTTCGTTTTCCAATCTTTCTGCGTACCTAAATTATATACATATTCATCGTTTAATCTATATTCAAAAATATCTCCTAATTTAAATACTCCATCTTTACATAACTTTTTGTACTGAAGATACATATTAGGATACCTATGTTTAAATTGCAATGCGATTCCTTTCCCCATTGCACCAGCACAATTACAACCATGTGCATAACAGTGCACATCAGGTAACGCGAAAATATCCCCATATTTTATATAATTAATCATATTCTAAAATTTTAAATAGTACTTTAATATTTCATTTCCCGAATAGAATTTCTATCCCGTAAAAGTAAATTTTTCTATTTGTTATTCAAAAAAATTCCTCTTTATTTAGAATTTAACCTTAAAAATGGTTATTCCACTTTCGATTATTCTATTACTAATATCTAAAGCCTGATTATTTGGAATTAAATAATTGTATGAAGCATTTCTTACAACATTTAGCCCTGTCACATCAACCTTAATATAATGAGTTAGATGGCTAGTATTCCAAGGAACTCTATATAACCTTCTGGATAATTGACCTGCTGTATAATCTAATGAGTTTAAATCTGTCAAATACTGACCATCACCAAATCTAGCATGTATATTACCTGTAGAAGGTAATAACTGTTTTGTTTCCATTATGCTTTTGTACCCTTGTTCTGTAGTATAATGTGTTAAAGTGGTTTGCGACTCCGGTACAACTGACGATGTAGGATTATCCAATAACGCAATATCAGGAATATTATCAAAGGAGATAGCATTTGGATGCTCAACCGTATTTATTGGTGTATTCTTCAAAGAGAACGCATTCCTTCCCGGAGCGATATTCTGTCCAGTCCAAAAATTTTGTCCTTTAATGAAAGACATACCACCACCAATCAATCCACCCCCCCACAGTACCTGTGATAGAACCATAAAATGCACCATTAAGACCATTGGAAAAAGCATCAGAGATATTTCCTCCATCTACTAACGTATTGCCGAAACCAAGCGTGAAACCGGATGTCGCACCACCGACAAAGCCACCGATAGCACCACCTATAAAACCTGCACCACCGGCTACGCCACCGGTAGCAGCACCAATAGCACCGGCAGCTGCACCAATTCCAAAATAAGCCAAACCTTGCCCGAAGTTATCTATGCTTTTCCAATGGGTTGCCACATTGATTGCTCCGCCAATAACAGCAGCACCTATTACAAACCAAATAAACTCTCCATTCTCATCCACATAACACAGCGGACTATTCATACAATAACTATAACGGTTGAAAGCCTGCGTATAATCAAGTATCTGTACATAAGGGTCAGGGCTCAGAAAACGTCCTAATACAGGATCATACAAACGGGCATTCATATTTATCAGCCCGAACATCGGCAAATGTTCATGTCCTGTAAAACCTCTACCCAGCATCAATTCCGGAGCACTCTCATTCGCATATGCCTCATGAGTCAAAGGATTACGCCTACAACCCCAGGCATCAAAGTTGTTTTCTTCCACCACATTTCCTTGCGTATCTGTTATTTGCAGAATACTACCCAAGTAATCACGGTGGATGAAATAAATAGAAGTACGACCACTTTGCTTTACCAGTACAGCAGGGGCATCGTAATAATCACCACCTAAGTATAACCTTTCCTGCGTACCCGTACTGTCAATATCCAATTCATAATTACCTCCCAAATAATAGCGTGACAACTGCATCGAATCATTTACAGAAAACTGCATACGGATGCGGTTGTGGTTGGCATTATATGTCAACACGGCTTTCTTCTTATCTTGCATGATGACAGAAGGACGCTCACCGGCAGTATAGGTGATGTTAAGTTCAGACTTCACCGGATTGTCTCCAACAGGAGCCAAACCCGTCACGGCATAAGGACGGTTCGGATTGGTATAAACCAGTTCCCCGGCATCACCTTTCCAACGAATATTACCATAATTATCATAAAGAACGGTTTTATTACCGTAAGAACACAAACGGTTCAAGGTATCATAATCAAAATCCTCAGACAAG contains these protein-coding regions:
- a CDS encoding methyltransferase domain-containing protein, whose translation is MEKLSINACPVCGGAHLKRVMTCTDFYASGEQFELYSCEDCGFTFTQGVPVEAEIGKYYEAPDYISHTDTRKGAMNSIYHYVRSYMLGRKARLVAKEAHRKTGRLLDIGTGTGYFPDTMIRRGWKVEAVEKSPQAREFAKLHFDLDVKPESALEEFVPGSFDVITLWHVMEHLEHLGEVWQRLHELLTEKGVLIVAVPNCSSYDAKRYGEYWAAYDVPRHLWHFTPGTIQQLASRHGFIMAARHPMPFDAFYVSMLSEKHRGSSCSFLKGMFAGILAWLNALGRKERSSSMIYVFRKKR
- a CDS encoding macro domain-containing protein; translated protein: MINYIKYGDIFALPDVHCYAHGCNCAGAMGKGIALQFKHRYPNMYLQYKKLCKDGVFKLGDIFEYRLNDEYVYNLGTQKDWKTKATLDALRNSVWKMLESATKQNITAIAMPKIGAGLGGLVWEDVKYILETAALHFPDVDIIVVENYQQVNRI
- a CDS encoding HYD1 signature containing ADP-ribosyltransferase family protein; this translates as MSFIKGQNFWTGQNIAPGRNAFSLKNTPINTVEHPNAISFDNIPDIALLDNPTSSVVPESQTTLTHYTTEQGYKSIMETKQLLPSTGNIHARFGDGQYLTDLNSLDYTAGQLSRRLYRVPWNTSHLTHYIKVDVTGLNVVRNASYNYLIPNNQALDISNRIIESGITIFKVKF
- a CDS encoding RHS repeat domain-containing protein, which encodes MVSCDYGALSDAIIENGIRHICKETDADGRELVKEYDRYGRVVKQITPDLTTVYTYDDTENLLLSAVSSNGSALHNTYDEYGRLQTQREEAPDGKWLEKVYSYTADGLPASIAYFSQNGILATEQLSYQNGFLTEVRLADGTLVYRHDEENSLGQLTKLTSGGMQRTYEFNEWGLPVRRSITRADGSVMFDHSYRFNVANNNLENRTDGIRNLSEDFDYDTLNRLCSYGNKTVLYDNYGNIRWKGDAGELVYTNPNRPYAVTGLAPVGDNPVKSELNITYTAGERPSVIMQDKKKAVLTYNANHNRIRMQFSVNDSMQLSRYYLGGNYELDIDSTGTQERLYLGGDYYDAPAVLVKQSGRTSIYFIHRDYLGSILQITDTQGNVVEENNFDAWGCRRNPLTHEAYANESAPELMLGRGFTGHEHLPMFGLINMNARLYDPVLGRFLSPDPYVQILDYTQAFNRYSYCMNSPLCYVDENGEFIWFVIGAAVIGGAINVATHWKSIDNFGQGLAYFGIGAAAGAIGAATGGVAGGAGFIGGAIGGFVGGATSGFTLGFGNTLVDGGNISDAFSNGLNGAFYGSITGTVGGWIDWWWYVFH